The sequence GACGGGTGTTGTGGTTGAGTGCGCCTAAAAATGCAGTGGGAATGGAAACGCGGATTCCCGTAACAAAATCTAAAGTGAGAATCGAAGCAGCCCTCCCTGGGTCTCGGGTAATCGCCAAGACGACAGCAGCTAAGATAAAGGAAGGTAATATTAATTGATCCGCGAGTTGGGCTGCATAGTTTGCCATGCGGGTGTCGTGAACAGGTGCTTTTTGCAGGAGTTCGAGGCTTGCTGCAGCGCGAGTTTGTTCTCCCACGCGATCGGCACGGAGATAAAGCTGTCCAGAACGTACCAATGTTGAGGCATAGACAATCGTTCCCACTTCGGCAACAATGGGCATGGCTTCCCCTGTCAGTTTTTGTTGGTCAACGGTTGCTGAACCTTTTAAGACCACTCCATCCACAGGAATTTGTTCTCCTGGATAGACAATGACGGTTTCCCCGACTTCAACGCGATCGCTGCTGATTTGAATGGGTTTTCCCTCTCGAATCACCCAAGCATAATGTCCAATGGCATCAAGAAGATCACTGGTTTGAGTCGCGGTAGAACGGGCGGTGCGATCGCGAATTAAATCCCCTAATTCGTGCAAGGTCAGAACTAAGGCGGGAGTCACTAACTTGCCTTGACCATAACTTAACCCTAGGGCAACTAAATCCAAACAATCAATATTCAGTTTCTGATCGCGCCACAAACTCAGACTGGCTCGTTTCACAATCGGTAACGTCAGGGTAATCAAACTTGTCCAAGCAATGGGGCGTAACCAGAGCAATCGGTTGTGATGACTTAACCAACTCGCGACGGTGGTAAAGATGGGTAAGGCAAGACTTGACCAGTTTTCCTTGCTTGCAGTCTCAGGTGGCGTAGGCTGTGTGGAAATGGGTTTCTCAGTTGTGGCTTTCTCAATTAAAGCCGTTAAATGAGAGAGATTTAGGGAACGATACTGAATCGCGATCGAAGCGGCTGCACGATTCACTCTCACCTGTTTAATGTCGGGTTGTTCTGATAAAAATTGCTCTAAATGCAGGGCATAATCTTTGTCCTGAGTTACGCGATCGATGCGGAATCTGGCCCGACCCAGACAATGATGGACTACATAAATGTTGAGGGATGCAGAATGAGTCAACTGGTTCTACTCCTGTTGAACATTAACCAAAAAGGCAATTGATAGATTTATGCTAGCTCTTATTAATACTACCGCATTTTCTAGGGTCTATTGACAGATCGCACTACTCATTTGGGTTAAGACAGATGAAAATTTATTTCATTTATCGGGAAAAGTATCAAGAGACCAATATTTCTTATTTAAAGGTGACACTCTAATTTATAAATTGGGGGAAAAGGTAACCCTTGTTTCTTGTCCCAGCGCGAAGTGCTGCCAAATGTTGGGCTAGTGCCGATTTACTCTCTAATTACGCTAAAATATTAAGTAATATTACAAAAATACCATCATTCTGTCTTAACAGCTTGACGGTTTCTGAAAATATAGCTAAAGTGGCTACTAATACCCGGGTAAATCAGAAATGAAACAGATGTCAGATAAGCAAAAAGTTACGCTTTATCTTCCGCCAGACGTTCACCGCAACCTGAAAATTAAAGCTGCCACGGGTGGTGAATCAATGTCAGGTTTAGTTGAACAAGCCGTTGTCTTCTATCTCAATCACTCCGAAGTGGTTGAAGAAGTAGAACAACAAGAGCACGGTCAAACCTATCGCCTCTATGAATGTCCTCAATGCGAGAGTCCATTGATTATGCAAGATGGTGAACTGACCCCTCTCGAATCACAACCCACCGTGAAAACGGAAGATATTGCCACTGAACAAGTCAGTCAACAGGTTAAAACTGCTGACACCGACCAATCTCAAGATCAGGAACAACTCGTTCCCTGCTAGGTACACCCCACCCCAGATGGTGCGTTGCTCATCAAGGGAAAACATCAAACGATAAGGTGAAAAGCCATGCGCGAAGAGCTCAGTGTTCTAATTCAAGCTCAATATCCTCTTATCTACCTCATTACTCCTGAGGAGGAACGGGCTGAGCAAGCAATTTCCGAGATTGCGGAACAGGCCAAGTCCCGCCCCGTCTATGTCTGGACGGTCACCCATGGCATCGCAGAATACGGAAAGTCCCAGCAAACTCCCCAGCGTAACACTGTGTCTCCCGAAGCAGCAATTGAGTGGGTGGTTCGCCAAAAAGAAGCTGGAATCTATATTTTTAAGGATTTGCATCCGTTTATTGATTCCCCAGCAACAACGCGCTGGTTACGGGACGCGATCGCGAGCTTTAAGGGTACTGACAAGATCATCGTTGTGATGTCCCCAGTGCAACAAGTTCCCATCGAGTTAGAAAAAGAAGTGGTGGTTCTCGACTATCCTTTGCCAGACTTAGCAGAGTTAGATCAGGTTCTTACCAAGCAACTGGAACGAACTAAGCAAAGTCGTCTTGACAGTAGCGTGCGCGAGAAACTCTTACGGGCTACCTTGGGTTTAACTCGTGATGAAGCAGAAAAAGTTTACCGCAAGGTTTATGTCACTTCGCAACGCTTTAGTGAATCGGAAGTGGATGTCGTTCTCTCCGAGAAAAAACAACTGATTCGTCGCAATGGCATTCTAGAGTTTCTGGAAGAAGACGAAACTTTAGATAACATTGGGGGGTTAGAGGAACTGAAGCGTTGGCTCAGATTACGGTCGGAAGCCTTTACCAAAAAGGCAAGAGACTATGGGCTTCCCCAACCGAAGGGAATGTTAATTTTAGGCGTTCCAGGTTGCGGAAAATCCTTAACTGCGAAAACAACCTCTCGCCTATGGGGACTCCCACTGTTGCGTCTCGATATGGGTCGCATTTACGATGGCTCGACTGTTGGACGGTCAGAAGCGAATCTCCGCAACGCACTGAAAACTGCTGAGTCCATCTCTCCAGCGATCTTATTTATTGATGAATTGGACAAAGCCTTCTCGGGAAGTGCCGGTTCATCAGACTCTGATGGCGGAACCTCTAGCCGAATTTTTGGCTCTTTCCTCACCTGGATGCAAGAAAAAGAGTCTCCCGTCTTCGTTATGGCAACGGCAAACCGCGTCGAACGTTTACCTGGGGAATTTTTACGGAAAGGACGCTTTGATGAAATTTTCTTTGTCGATTTACCCAATACTGAAGAACGAGGAGATATCTTCCGTATTCATTTACAAAAACGGCGTTCCGATATTTCTCGCTTCGATTTGGATCAATTAGCCAAACTATCTGAAGGTTTTTCTGGGGCAGAAATTGAGCAAGCACTAATCGCTGCAATGTATGATGCTTTTGCTCAAGATCGGGAGTTCACGCAGCTTGATATTATTGCTGCATTGAAGTCCACACTTCCACTGTCCCGAACGATGACAGAACAGGTCAATGCACTACGAGAATGGGCGCACCAACGCGCACGACCTGCGTCATCCTCCGTCGCCGAATATCAGCGACTGGAGTTCTAACAGGCTTTCTCTCCTGCTGCCAACAGGGAGAAGGGCTAGCAAATTAGCTAGCAGTCTAAAACCAAAGATCGTAACCGATTGTAACATGGTGCGATCGCCTATGTCAAAACCAGTTAATGTTCATCTCTCAACTTTAGGAGGAAATCACAATGTCCCACTTTAGCACTCTCCGTACCAAAATTAGCAACGCGGAAATTCTCAAAACGTCCTTAAGCGACCTGGGTCTAACCGTTAAAACTAATGCGGATGTTCGTGGCTATAATGGTCAACGTCTTCGTGCGGATATCGTAGCGCAATTAGAAGGGGAATACGATTTAGGTTGGTCTGAAAACAGTGATGGCACTTACGACCTGATTGCTGATCTTTGGGGTGTTGCGAAAAAGCATAATCAAACTGAGTTAATTAACTCCATTAACCAAAAGTATGCAGTTAATAAAACCCTCGCAGAAGCGAAGCAACGTGGTCTGGAAAATGCCAACGTTAAGTTAGTGGTTCAGTAATCAGTATCCTAACTTGGTAGGGGCGTTTTCTAAAAACGTCTTTACTGCGCGTTCCCAAGCTGCAACGGGTTGACCATTTTGGTTAACCCTTTTTTTATGAATGTTGTTACTTAATGGCTTAAAAGACAAAATTATTGGTTTTTGTTATTCGTTCTTTGTTCTTTGGTAACTCTAAACAAGGGTGAATGAAAAGTGGCAATTCCTAGATGAAGAGAAAGATTTGGTTGATTGGTGGAACAAGTGAAAGTGTGGTGATTGCCGAGAAATTAATGGGTTATGGTTATCACTGTCTAGTGAGTGTAACCACAGAAGCAGCGATCGCGCTGTATCCAAAATCAGAATTAATGACCATTAAAGTGGGTGCACTGTCCCGAGAGGAAATGGCGCAACTGATCCAAGAGAATCAAATTAAGATAATTGTTGATGCCTCTCATCCTTACGCGATCGTGGTTTCGGAAAATGTAATTGCGCTGGCGAATCAATTCAATCTTCCTTACTTACGCTACGAACGCCCTGCATTATCTTCAGACAACGATCCTCATACCCTAATTTTAGATAGTTTCGACACCCTCATCAACGGCGATTATTTGCATCAACAGCGAGTCTTACTCACCGTTGGCTATAAAGCCCTCTCTTACTTTCAATCATGGCAGGAAGATGCCCTTTTATTTGCCCGCATCTTACCCACGGTGACTTCTCTCGAAAATGCTTTAGCAGCAGGATTTACTCACAAACAACTGATGGCGTTACGTCCTCCCGTCAGTTACGACTTAGAAAAAGCCCTCTGTGAACAATGGAAAATTTCTTTAATCATCACTAAGGCTTCAGGAAGTGCTGGGGGGGAAGATACGAAACAAGCCGTCGCCAAAGCCCTTGATATTCCTTTAATTATTATTGACCGTCCTCACCTTGCCTACCCCCAGAAAACCAGTAAACTGGAAGATGTCGTTAATTTTTGTCTCGATTATGGCTGATCCCTTAACGCCCCAAATCAGCGATCGCATTTGTCAACACATGAATGAAGATCACAGTGATGCGGTTCTACTTTATGCAAAAACGTTTGGCAAGACACCAGAAGCAGAATCTGCAATTCTCAATTCTGTGGATACCGATGGCATGAATCTATCGGCAACCGTTGGGGGAACTTCGATTCCACTACGCATTCCGTTTGATCATCCCCTCCAGGATTCAGAAGATGCACACCACACCTTAATTGCGATGGTTAAGCAAGCGAAACAAAGTTAACCTCATTTTTGGTGATAGCGGATCAACCAGGAACAACCGTCGAAGTGATTTTCCCCCTTCCGATTATTTCTTCTGTCGGATCTGTTCCAATAACGCATAAAAGGGATCCCACTCGTTATCTAAACTAATCGGTTCCCAGACCGATTCAATAACAGAACGCAGTAAAGCCGTTTGCGGATTTTTGGCTTGCAGACGCGACTCCACCTGTTCCAATTCCGCATCGGTACACTGTTGTAATAGGCCCTGATAAACCGTTTGCCACTGTTCCCAAAGACTAGACTGTTCTCGCAGTTGTTTCACAAACTCTGCATTCTCTAAAATCAAGTGTGAGTGGTCTCGCCACTGCGGACTAAACCAATTCCCCAACTCTGCAAAAAAGCGATGATAGGGAACTTGAGAATCTCGTAATAAGTTAACTGTTGCTGCCACTAACTCTTCCGCATTGGGAGTGGAGAGAGAAACAAAGCCCAACTTCTCACTCATTAACTGGCGATAGGTTGCCTGATAATGGCTGTCAAACTCAGCCAAGCCCAAGTCTAAATCTTTTTGCGACATGGCGAGATTTAGGGGACCCTGCAACCGTTCTAAATTCCAGTGACAGATGTAGGCTTGATTGCCATAGCGATATAAACCCGAATAATCGAAGTAAGCAGCAGTAAACGCAGGATTATAGGTGGGAATAAACGCATAGGGGCCATAATCAAAACTTTCCCCTGTAATTGACATATTATCCGTATTGAGAACCCCATGACAGAAACCAGCAACCATCCATTGTGCTGCTAACTCCGCCACTCGCTTCACCAACTCCGCGTAAAATTCCCCATAGGCATCAGGAGAAGTTTTTAAGTGGGGATAATAATAGGTAATGACATGATTTAATAAGTTCTTAATTAAGTCGGGACGGTTTAAATAGCTTAACCGTTCAAATGTTCCGAAGCGAATATGAGCATGACTGATGCGGATCATCACAGAAGCGCGAGTGGGAGAGGGTTCATCATTACGCCAGAGGGATTCCCCCGTTTCAATCAAACTGAGACAACGAGACGTTCGCACGCCTAATTGATGTAAGGCTTCTGATGCTAAGACTTCTCGTACCCCCCCTTTTAAGGTTAACCGTCCATCGGCATTGCGAGAATAGGGCGTTTGTCCGGATCCTTTCGTGCCAAAATCATAGAGTCGTTCATCTTTTCCCCGTACTTGTCCATATAAAAATCCCCGTCCATCACCGAGAAAGGGATTATAATTTCCAAACTGGTAGCCGTGATAACGCAAGGCGAGGAATGGGCGCACCCCTTGGAATTGTCCAAAGGCTTCAATAAAATGCTCATCATCCACCTGCGTTGGATCTAAATTGAGCAGAGAGAGGAGGAGGTCATCATTGCGAAAACGGAGGAAATGTTGAGGAAACTCTGCTGCAGAAACCACATCATAATAGTCTTCGCCAAGAGTTTCGAGGGCAGGTTCGTAGGTTAGGTTGAGAAAAGGATTGTTGGCAGTCACTTCTACTTTTCTTTTTCAGGATACCGCAACTTCTAACATTTCTTCGGGGGTGAGATGAGAATAAATCACTTCCCCATCACGGAACCAAATAATGCGCTTGCTTTCACGGGCGACATCCACTTCATGAGTCACCATGACTACAGTAATCCCTCCTTCATGGAGTTCTTTAAAGATATCTAACACTTCTCTCACCGTGCGGGAATCTAACGCCCCTGTGGGTTCATCAGCGAGCAATAAACGAGGATTATTGACGATCGCGCGAGCAATGGCAACCCGTTGTTGCTGTCCCCCTGAGAGTTGATTGGGTTTATTATACAACCGACTCCCCAATCCCACTTTTTCTAACGCTAAAATCGCCCGTTCTTTCCGTTCATCAGGAGAAACCCCCGCATAAATCATCGGTAAAATCACATTATCCACCGCACTAAGATGAGGGAGTAAATGAAATTGTTGAAACACAAACCCAATTTTTCGATTGCGAATCTCAGCTAACGCTGCGTTGGGTAACTGGGAAATGTCCTGATTTTCTAAGTAATAGCGTCCACTGGTGGGGCGATCTAAACAACCAATCACATTCATCGCCGTTGATTTTCCTGAACCAGAAGCCCCCATAATGGAACAATATTCCCCTTCTTCAACAATGAGATTAATATGATTGAGGGCATGAACCGCAGTGTTTCCCGTCCCATATACTTTACAAATATCTTCAAGGCGAATCAGCATTGAGTTCATGATCTATGGCTGGTTTGGTCTGATTTGATCTTAACGGTGAGGAAAGAAGATTTTTTGATCGATGCGAAATCACTCATTTGTACCAGACGCTGTTTCAAATGGTTTCATGACCGTGAGCGCATACCGATCGGGAGATAAGTAAGTTTTTGCTAACTGTTGCAGTTCTTCGGGTTGTAGCTGTTGGATGCGCTGGGGATAACTCAAAGACATTTGAACTTGGGCGAGGGTGCTGTAATAGCCGTATAAGCCAGCCAGTTGTCCTGGGGTTTCGGTGGAAAAGGCGTAATCGTTACAGAGGAGTCGTTTAGCGCGGTTGAGTTCTTTTTCCGTGATTGGTTGGGTTTGCAATTCTAAAACGCGATCGCGCAATATAGCTTCAACCCTTGCCAAATTTTCGGGGGCTAACCAACAATTAATCGTAAACAAACTGGAATCTTGCTGCAGAGAAAAGCCACTGCCAATTTCATAAACCAACTGTTTCTCTTCTCGTAATTCTCGCACTAAACGAGACGTATTCCCTTGCGCCAGTAACACCGAGAGTAAATCCAACCCCACCGCATCTTCCCAGTCTTCAATTCCCACCCCACGCCAGCCCATAATTAACCGAGCCACTTCTAAACGGGGTAAACGAATTTCTCGCCGTTGAGGGGTTGTTAATTGGGGTTGTGGGGCAATTTCAAACGGGGGACATTCCGAAGGCACACTAAAGGGATTAAAAGCCGACTCAATCCCTGCTAATGCTGTTTCTTGATCCACATCTCCCACAACAACGATGGTCAGATTTTGCGGTTGGTAATACGTCCGATGGAAACAGCGGATTTGATTGGGCGATCGCGCTAATAAGGCTTCTTCTGTCCCTAAAATCGAACGTCCATAAGGATGTTGGTCATATAACGTTTCACATAAGGCTTGAAAGGCAAAACAATCGGGATCGTCTTCCGTTTGTCGAATCTCTTCTAAAACGACACCCTGTTCACAGAGAAACTCTTCCTCAGGAATTTCTGCTTGTAAC comes from Halothece sp. PCC 7418 and encodes:
- a CDS encoding YdiU family protein; the protein is MTANNPFLNLTYEPALETLGEDYYDVVSAAEFPQHFLRFRNDDLLLSLLNLDPTQVDDEHFIEAFGQFQGVRPFLALRYHGYQFGNYNPFLGDGRGFLYGQVRGKDERLYDFGTKGSGQTPYSRNADGRLTLKGGVREVLASEALHQLGVRTSRCLSLIETGESLWRNDEPSPTRASVMIRISHAHIRFGTFERLSYLNRPDLIKNLLNHVITYYYPHLKTSPDAYGEFYAELVKRVAELAAQWMVAGFCHGVLNTDNMSITGESFDYGPYAFIPTYNPAFTAAYFDYSGLYRYGNQAYICHWNLERLQGPLNLAMSQKDLDLGLAEFDSHYQATYRQLMSEKLGFVSLSTPNAEELVAATVNLLRDSQVPYHRFFAELGNWFSPQWRDHSHLILENAEFVKQLREQSSLWEQWQTVYQGLLQQCTDAELEQVESRLQAKNPQTALLRSVIESVWEPISLDNEWDPFYALLEQIRQKK
- a CDS encoding AAA family ATPase; this encodes MREELSVLIQAQYPLIYLITPEEERAEQAISEIAEQAKSRPVYVWTVTHGIAEYGKSQQTPQRNTVSPEAAIEWVVRQKEAGIYIFKDLHPFIDSPATTRWLRDAIASFKGTDKIIVVMSPVQQVPIELEKEVVVLDYPLPDLAELDQVLTKQLERTKQSRLDSSVREKLLRATLGLTRDEAEKVYRKVYVTSQRFSESEVDVVLSEKKQLIRRNGILEFLEEDETLDNIGGLEELKRWLRLRSEAFTKKARDYGLPQPKGMLILGVPGCGKSLTAKTTSRLWGLPLLRLDMGRIYDGSTVGRSEANLRNALKTAESISPAILFIDELDKAFSGSAGSSDSDGGTSSRIFGSFLTWMQEKESPVFVMATANRVERLPGEFLRKGRFDEIFFVDLPNTEERGDIFRIHLQKRRSDISRFDLDQLAKLSEGFSGAEIEQALIAAMYDAFAQDREFTQLDIIAALKSTLPLSRTMTEQVNALREWAHQRARPASSSVAEYQRLEF
- a CDS encoding pitrilysin family protein → MSDLTIPLEKFPATVLELDNGLTVIHQQLTATPVVVTDVWVKAGARQEPWWGTAHFLEHLIFKGTKRIPPGWFDHVIENCGGMANAETSYDFAHFFLTTAGCYWHQTLPYLAELLLQAEIPEEEFLCEQGVVLEEIRQTEDDPDCFAFQALCETLYDQHPYGRSILGTEEALLARSPNQIRCFHRTYYQPQNLTIVVVGDVDQETALAGIESAFNPFSVPSECPPFEIAPQPQLTTPQRREIRLPRLEVARLIMGWRGVGIEDWEDAVGLDLLSVLLAQGNTSRLVRELREEKQLVYEIGSGFSLQQDSSLFTINCWLAPENLARVEAILRDRVLELQTQPITEKELNRAKRLLCNDYAFSTETPGQLAGLYGYYSTLAQVQMSLSYPQRIQQLQPEELQQLAKTYLSPDRYALTVMKPFETASGTNE
- a CDS encoding heavy metal translocating P-type ATPase translates to MTHSASLNIYVVHHCLGRARFRIDRVTQDKDYALHLEQFLSEQPDIKQVRVNRAAASIAIQYRSLNLSHLTALIEKATTEKPISTQPTPPETASKENWSSLALPIFTTVASWLSHHNRLLWLRPIAWTSLITLTLPIVKRASLSLWRDQKLNIDCLDLVALGLSYGQGKLVTPALVLTLHELGDLIRDRTARSTATQTSDLLDAIGHYAWVIREGKPIQISSDRVEVGETVIVYPGEQIPVDGVVLKGSATVDQQKLTGEAMPIVAEVGTIVYASTLVRSGQLYLRADRVGEQTRAAASLELLQKAPVHDTRMANYAAQLADQLILPSFILAAVVLAITRDPGRAASILTLDFVTGIRVSIPTAFLGALNHNTRHGILVRSGRTIEQLAVVDTVVFDKTGTLTQGELTVVGIQTFSEGMQPEAVLRLAAATEQRIAHPVAEAITHYAETQNLTIPPRDEWNYEVGLGIRATIEGKAVLVGSERFLVQEGVDLSGLDTKTFPLQEICHLEDQSKTSAWLSLIYVACDGELAGVIQYADPLRPESPALIRALEASGREIHLLTGDNPERAKMVGEELQIPPAQVHAQAFPEQKAAIVRDLTLAGKTVAFVGDGLNDSVALAYADVSVSFANGSDIAREIADVVLMNNDLATLLEALNIAKETKKLIEQNTFLVVAPNLMALGLASTVGLNPLIATIIHNGSAIAAGLNSLRPLVQHQLEEQKT
- a CDS encoding cobalt-precorrin-6A reductase, giving the protein MKRKIWLIGGTSESVVIAEKLMGYGYHCLVSVTTEAAIALYPKSELMTIKVGALSREEMAQLIQENQIKIIVDASHPYAIVVSENVIALANQFNLPYLRYERPALSSDNDPHTLILDSFDTLINGDYLHQQRVLLTVGYKALSYFQSWQEDALLFARILPTVTSLENALAAGFTHKQLMALRPPVSYDLEKALCEQWKISLIITKASGSAGGEDTKQAVAKALDIPLIIIDRPHLAYPQKTSKLEDVVNFCLDYG
- a CDS encoding DUF2470 domain-containing protein, whose amino-acid sequence is MADPLTPQISDRICQHMNEDHSDAVLLYAKTFGKTPEAESAILNSVDTDGMNLSATVGGTSIPLRIPFDHPLQDSEDAHHTLIAMVKQAKQS
- a CDS encoding DUF1257 domain-containing protein, which encodes MSHFSTLRTKISNAEILKTSLSDLGLTVKTNADVRGYNGQRLRADIVAQLEGEYDLGWSENSDGTYDLIADLWGVAKKHNQTELINSINQKYAVNKTLAEAKQRGLENANVKLVVQ
- a CDS encoding ABC transporter ATP-binding protein; translated protein: MNSMLIRLEDICKVYGTGNTAVHALNHINLIVEEGEYCSIMGASGSGKSTAMNVIGCLDRPTSGRYYLENQDISQLPNAALAEIRNRKIGFVFQQFHLLPHLSAVDNVILPMIYAGVSPDERKERAILALEKVGLGSRLYNKPNQLSGGQQQRVAIARAIVNNPRLLLADEPTGALDSRTVREVLDIFKELHEGGITVVMVTHEVDVARESKRIIWFRDGEVIYSHLTPEEMLEVAVS
- a CDS encoding CopG family transcriptional regulator, whose protein sequence is MSDKQKVTLYLPPDVHRNLKIKAATGGESMSGLVEQAVVFYLNHSEVVEEVEQQEHGQTYRLYECPQCESPLIMQDGELTPLESQPTVKTEDIATEQVSQQVKTADTDQSQDQEQLVPC